The following are encoded together in the Brassica napus cultivar Da-Ae chromosome A9, Da-Ae, whole genome shotgun sequence genome:
- the LOC106395149 gene encoding 26S proteasome non-ATPase regulatory subunit 7 homolog A isoform X1, whose protein sequence is MTTTQSASRIEKVVVHPLVLRNIVDNHNRMIAKDSGKRVVGVLLGSRSSRGIVGVTNSYAVPFEEDGKDPSIWSFDRDHHEYMLRMFKGLNDKEDVVGWYSTCPNLRENDLAVHASIFRSCSYVLNPVVLVTIDVQPHQLGTPTKAYYAVKEAFVPVSTEIAPPEVEEIGRSILVTEMTPGGDNGLVDSIEAYYLCLQNKVSFSVSGYDTSLDALDLVSCLEKHFQSCGFVETIQVPRHPVTNAITDRCTTVTLSGEGATEKALALNGSDVGGWIVSVTLLPPEISEMASGMSAREYALRYVAGTLSM, encoded by the exons ATGACGACGACGCAATCAGCAAGTAGGATCGAGAAAGTGGTCGTTCATCCACTCGTCTTGCGCAATATCGTCGACAATCACAACCGCATGATCGCTAAGGACTCGGGAAAGCGTGTTGTCGGTGTTCTTCTCGGCAGTAGAAGCTCCCGTGGTATCGTTGGTGTCACCAACAGCTACGCAG TGCCCTTCGAGGAGGATGGCAAAGACCCAAGTATCTGGTCTTTTGATCGCGACCACCATGAGTACATGTTGCGCATGTTCAAGGGCCTTAATG ACAAGGAGGATGTGGTCGGTTGGTACAGCACATGCCCCAACCTCAGAGAAAATGATTTGGCTGTTCACGCTTCTATCTTTAGGAG CTGCAGCTATGTTCTCAATCCAGTTGTGTTGGTCACTATTGACGTCCAGCCTCATCAACTTGGAACTCCCACAAAAGCTTACTATGCAGTGAAGGAAGCCTTCGTCCCTGTGTCTACAGAAATTGCTCCTCCTGAAGTCGAGGAGATCG GCCGGAGTATCCTGGTGACTGAGATGACTCCGGGTGGTGATAATGGCTTGGTTGATAGTATCGAAGCTTACTACCTGTGTCTCCAAAACAAGGTTAGTTTTAGCGTTTCAGGATATGACACTTCGCTTGATGCTCTTGACCTTGTTAGCTGTTTGGAGAAGCACTTTCAGTCTTGTGGTTTCGTGGAGACCATTCAGGTGCCGAGACACCCGGTCACTAATGCAATTACCGACAG ATGTACTACTGTGACTCTCAGCGGAGAAGGGGCAACAGAGAAGGCATTGGCACTCAACGGAAGTGATGTGGGAGGATGGATAGTTTCTGTCACCCTTTTACCACCTGAGATTAGTGAGATGGCTTCTGGGATGAGTGCTCGTGAATATGCACTTCGTTACGTCGCCGGGACCCTGTCCATGTAG
- the LOC106391279 gene encoding F-box/kelch-repeat protein SKIP11 produces the protein MLENRSPDSCLSFSSSRVSYKLSNGKRALEAVGGEIRPTKSLKLMGFCITYDSDSSDYSLSGDGSQDQSDSNNNGGDSSDSHSLFNEIGRDSSIDCLLRCSRSDYGSIASLNRNFRSLVKSGDIYKLRKQNGFVEHWVYFSCQLLEWVAFDPVERKWMQLPTMPSSVTFMCADKESLAVGTDLLVLGKDGFSSHVIYRYSLLTNSWSSGMEMNSPRCLFGSASLGEIAIFARGCDSQGKILDFAEMYNSELQTWVSLPRMNKPRKMCSGVFMDGKFYVIGGIGGAESKALTCGEEYDLETKKWTPIPDLSPPRSRAEQDGNGMPPAAEAPPLVAVVDNQLYAADHADMEVRKCDKEKKKWLTIGRLPERAGSVNGWGLAFRACGERLIVIGGPKYSGGGFIELNSWVPRDGSPPQWTLLDRKHSPNFVYNCAVMGC, from the coding sequence ATGTTGGAGAATCGATCACCAGATTCGTGTTTGAGTTTCTCAAGCTCTCGTGTCTCTTACAAGCTCAGCAATGGCAAAAGAGCTTTGGAGGCTGTTGGTGGTGAGATTAGACCGACCAAGTCACTTAAACTAATGGGTTTTTGTATTACTTATGATAGCGATTCTTCTGACTATTCATTGAGCGGTGATGGGTCTCAAGACCAATCTGATTCTAATAACAACGGTGGTGATTCATCTGATTCACATTCTCTTTTCAACGAGATTGGTCGAGACAGTTCTATAGACTGTCTCCTCCGTTGTTCCAGGTCTGACTACGGCTCCATCGCTTCCCTGAATAGGAACTTCCGTTCTCTGGTGAAGAGTGGAGATATCTATAAACTAAGGAAACAAAACGGGTTCGTGGAGCATTGGGTTTACTTCTCGTGCCAGCTCTTGGAATGGGTTGCGTTTGATCCCGTGGAGAGGAAGTGGATGCAGCTGCCAACGATGCCTTCTAGTGTCACCTTCATGTGTGCGGACAAGGAGTCTCTAGCTGTCGGCACTGACCTCCTCGTCTTGGGGAAAGACGGTTTCTCTTCTCATGTTATATATAGATACAGCCTTCTCACTAACTCTTGGTCTTCTGGTATGGAGATGAACTCTCCGAGGTGTTTGTTTGGATCAGCGAGTCTCGGAGAGATTGCTATTTTCGCCCGTGGGTGTGACTCTCAGGGGAAGATTCTTGATTTCGCTGAGATGTATAACTCTGAGCTTCAAACGTGGGTGAGTCTTCCGAGGATGAACAAGCCGAGGAAGATGTGTTCAGGTGTTTTCATGGACGGGAAGTTCTACGTCATTGGTGGTATAGgcggtgctgagtccaaggcctTGACGTGTGGGGAAGAGTATGATTTAGAGACCAAGAAATGGACTCCAATCCCTGACTTGTCGCCTCCGAGAAGCCGTGCTGAGCAAGATGGTAATGGTATGCCACCGGCAGCTGAAGCACCGCCTCTTGTTGCGGTTGTGGATAATCAGTTGTATGCTGCTGATCACGCGGATATGGAGGTGAGGAAGTGTgataaggagaagaagaaatggtTAACTATTGGGAGATTGCCTGAGAGAGCAGGCTCGGTTAACGGATGGGGGCTTGCTTTTAGAGCTTGTGGGGAGAGGTTGATTGTTATAGGTGGACCTAAGTACTCAGGAGGTGGGTTTATAGAGCTGAACTCTTGGGTGCCGAGGGACGGTAGTCCACCGCAGTGGACATTGCTCGATAGGAAACATTCTCCTAACTTTGTGTACAATTGCGCGGTGATGGGTTGCTGA
- the LOC106395149 gene encoding 26S proteasome non-ATPase regulatory subunit 7 homolog A isoform X2, producing MTTTQSASRIEKVVVHPLVLRNIVDNHNRMIAKDSGKRVVGVLLGSRSSRGIVGVTNSYAVPFEEDGKDPSIWSFDRDHHEYMLRMFKGLNDKEDVVGWYSTCPNLRENDLAVHASIFRSCSYVLNPVVLVTIDVQPHQLGTPTKAYYAVKEAFVPVSTEIAPPEVEEIGRSILVTEMTPGGDNGLVDSIEAYYLCLQNKSCGFVETIQVPRHPVTNAITDRCTTVTLSGEGATEKALALNGSDVGGWIVSVTLLPPEISEMASGMSAREYALRYVAGTLSM from the exons ATGACGACGACGCAATCAGCAAGTAGGATCGAGAAAGTGGTCGTTCATCCACTCGTCTTGCGCAATATCGTCGACAATCACAACCGCATGATCGCTAAGGACTCGGGAAAGCGTGTTGTCGGTGTTCTTCTCGGCAGTAGAAGCTCCCGTGGTATCGTTGGTGTCACCAACAGCTACGCAG TGCCCTTCGAGGAGGATGGCAAAGACCCAAGTATCTGGTCTTTTGATCGCGACCACCATGAGTACATGTTGCGCATGTTCAAGGGCCTTAATG ACAAGGAGGATGTGGTCGGTTGGTACAGCACATGCCCCAACCTCAGAGAAAATGATTTGGCTGTTCACGCTTCTATCTTTAGGAG CTGCAGCTATGTTCTCAATCCAGTTGTGTTGGTCACTATTGACGTCCAGCCTCATCAACTTGGAACTCCCACAAAAGCTTACTATGCAGTGAAGGAAGCCTTCGTCCCTGTGTCTACAGAAATTGCTCCTCCTGAAGTCGAGGAGATCG GCCGGAGTATCCTGGTGACTGAGATGACTCCGGGTGGTGATAATGGCTTGGTTGATAGTATCGAAGCTTACTACCTGTGTCTCCAAAACAAG TCTTGTGGTTTCGTGGAGACCATTCAGGTGCCGAGACACCCGGTCACTAATGCAATTACCGACAG ATGTACTACTGTGACTCTCAGCGGAGAAGGGGCAACAGAGAAGGCATTGGCACTCAACGGAAGTGATGTGGGAGGATGGATAGTTTCTGTCACCCTTTTACCACCTGAGATTAGTGAGATGGCTTCTGGGATGAGTGCTCGTGAATATGCACTTCGTTACGTCGCCGGGACCCTGTCCATGTAG